The Sphingobium sp. JS3065 genome has a segment encoding these proteins:
- a CDS encoding recombinase family protein encodes MATDIEPSPAFAPQIGRVYLRVSTDAQDLRRQDAIVAEAKAAGYYVAAVYREKASGARADRPELLRMIADLQPGEVVIAEKIDRISRLPLAEAEQLVETIRARGARLAIPGVVDLSDLAADAEGIARIVLESVQAMLLKIALQMAHDDYTDRRERQRQGIALAKAAGRSGGRKGDRATHARIVALREAGKSIAKTAELADCDRSTVKRVWAAHRAAQVQEPSPQRNHRERNR; translated from the coding sequence ATGGCCACTGATATTGAGCCGTCCCCCGCCTTCGCGCCGCAGATCGGCCGCGTTTATTTGCGCGTCAGCACCGATGCACAAGACTTACGCCGACAGGATGCCATCGTAGCCGAGGCGAAGGCAGCGGGCTATTATGTCGCGGCAGTCTATCGGGAGAAGGCATCGGGTGCCCGTGCCGACCGCCCCGAGTTGCTGCGTATGATTGCCGATCTTCAACCCGGTGAAGTGGTGATTGCCGAGAAGATTGACCGGATTAGTCGTCTTCCCTTGGCCGAGGCCGAGCAGCTGGTTGAGACAATTCGTGCGCGAGGCGCGCGACTTGCCATTCCCGGCGTCGTGGACCTGTCCGACCTCGCGGCCGACGCCGAGGGCATCGCCCGCATCGTGCTCGAATCTGTTCAGGCGATGCTCTTGAAGATCGCCCTGCAGATGGCTCACGACGATTACACCGATCGCCGCGAGCGACAGCGCCAAGGTATCGCCTTGGCAAAGGCCGCAGGGCGCAGCGGAGGGCGCAAAGGCGATCGGGCAACGCACGCCCGCATTGTGGCATTGCGCGAAGCGGGCAAGAGCATTGCCAAAACGGCAGAGCTGGCCGATTGCGACCGCAGCACCGTCAAGCGGGTGTGGGCGGCCCATCGTGCCGCCCAGGTGCAAGAACCCAGCCCTCAGCGAAATCATCGTGAGCGGAACCGCTGA
- a CDS encoding single-stranded DNA-binding protein → MQNIAEFRIIGRVGSVDTTDKVTHVSVAANYNRKDGDEWKTDTHWNRVTFFRQLAERAADLGKGDLVHITGRVRQNSYESNGETRYSVDLIAEGLGILVRGGAD, encoded by the coding sequence ATGCAGAACATCGCTGAATTTCGGATCATCGGCCGCGTTGGCAGTGTCGATACGACCGATAAAGTCACCCATGTTTCCGTCGCCGCGAACTACAACCGCAAGGATGGCGATGAATGGAAGACCGATACGCACTGGAACCGCGTGACGTTCTTCCGCCAGCTGGCAGAGCGCGCCGCTGACTTGGGCAAGGGCGACCTGGTTCACATCACCGGACGGGTCCGCCAGAACAGCTACGAGAGCAATGGCGAAACCCGCTACTCGGTGGACCTGATCGCTGAGGGGCTGGGTATCTTGGTTCGGGGCGGGGCTGACTAA
- a CDS encoding helix-turn-helix transcriptional regulator: MAAKLFNRVASLRVASGLTQSELAARIQVSPETVAAIENGRQDATLLTALRMSRALRTEVPNIFREQPFPKLIGSERGESRTA; the protein is encoded by the coding sequence GTGGCAGCCAAACTGTTCAATCGTGTAGCGAGCTTGCGCGTCGCTTCCGGACTTACGCAATCCGAGCTGGCAGCGAGGATTCAAGTCTCCCCTGAAACAGTCGCGGCCATCGAGAACGGCAGACAGGACGCCACTTTGCTGACGGCGCTACGTATGTCGCGTGCCCTGCGAACCGAGGTGCCGAACATCTTCAGGGAGCAGCCTTTCCCTAAGCTGATCGGCTCCGAGCGAGGCGAGAGCCGAACAGCTTAG
- a CDS encoding ParA family protein has protein sequence MRTIVVTNERGGIGKTTLTCHIAWHLAEQGKRVVVLDLDKQCHSAGMLKAEFEQIGPVQSILDFDPNEEPPALACFKNTRQIVELTTDSPQQGQHIGAYVRAIRAGLAKHYDYCVIDTAPAWDGRNLMALIASDYVAVPLDPDKTARQSLNEISQSISLANKVRGEGNATRFGIVFNRVQTTSEVSKMLMDRIGQALPANVVPHTIPHREHMREAALLEIPVWRLAKDTRRSAPIVREVVSYIVDQAEREAA, from the coding sequence ATGCGAACAATCGTAGTGACCAATGAGCGCGGCGGCATCGGCAAGACCACGCTTACCTGTCATATTGCGTGGCATCTGGCCGAGCAGGGCAAGCGTGTCGTGGTCCTGGACCTGGACAAGCAATGCCACAGTGCCGGGATGCTGAAAGCCGAGTTCGAGCAGATCGGCCCGGTTCAGTCGATTCTTGACTTCGACCCGAACGAAGAACCTCCGGCGCTGGCCTGTTTCAAGAACACACGGCAGATCGTCGAGTTGACGACTGACAGCCCGCAGCAAGGCCAGCACATCGGCGCTTATGTCCGCGCCATTCGTGCCGGCCTTGCCAAGCACTACGACTACTGCGTGATCGACACTGCGCCCGCGTGGGATGGCCGGAACCTCATGGCGCTGATTGCGTCCGATTATGTCGCGGTCCCACTGGACCCCGACAAAACCGCGCGTCAGTCGCTCAACGAAATCTCGCAAAGCATCAGCCTTGCAAACAAGGTGCGCGGGGAGGGTAACGCGACCCGGTTCGGGATCGTGTTCAACCGCGTTCAGACAACGAGCGAAGTTTCAAAAATGCTGATGGACCGCATTGGGCAGGCGCTTCCTGCCAATGTGGTGCCGCACACCATTCCGCACCGCGAGCACATGCGCGAGGCGGCTTTACTCGAAATTCCCGTTTGGCGCTTGGCAAAGGACACGCGGCGTAGCGCGCCGATCGTGCGCGAAGTCGTCTCCTACATTGTCGATCAAGCTGAGAGGGAAGCCGCATGA